In Geomonas ferrireducens, one DNA window encodes the following:
- a CDS encoding lysophospholipid acyltransferase family protein: MPRRVTATRKLRWRLESLLFMAVSNLVARLPLSAANAVGPALGRLLFRLLKRRREIAVQNIERSLPFLEAQPGWERRSAVELARATFENLGRTAVEVCRLYHDKGQAMIDAVEFRGLEHFQKARERGRGVALLTGHCGNWELMALSFGSRVQNISVVAKRQDNQSLNAVLEKVRGRHGNSVIYADGALRNMLVQFRRNGVVGLLIDQATWTRNGVLVDFLGRPAWTTNMLALLARKNQVPLVPAFIHREGERQVVEFHPELELGEALEDIEVQDTVQMTRCLEDYVVRHPTEWYWVHQRWKRAPQPAGPADGAKQ; the protein is encoded by the coding sequence GTGCCCCGCAGGGTAACTGCGACGAGGAAGTTGCGCTGGAGACTGGAGTCGCTGCTGTTCATGGCCGTCTCCAATCTGGTGGCGCGCCTTCCCCTTAGTGCCGCCAACGCCGTTGGGCCGGCACTGGGCAGGCTTTTGTTCCGTCTGTTGAAGCGGCGTCGCGAGATCGCGGTGCAAAACATCGAGCGCTCGCTTCCCTTCCTGGAAGCCCAGCCGGGGTGGGAGCGGCGCAGTGCCGTCGAGCTTGCCCGCGCGACCTTCGAGAACCTCGGTCGGACCGCGGTGGAGGTCTGCCGCCTCTACCACGACAAGGGGCAGGCGATGATCGATGCCGTCGAGTTCCGGGGACTGGAGCACTTCCAGAAGGCGCGCGAGCGGGGGCGTGGCGTGGCGCTCCTCACCGGCCACTGCGGCAACTGGGAGCTCATGGCGCTCTCCTTCGGCAGCCGGGTGCAAAACATCAGCGTGGTGGCCAAACGCCAGGACAACCAGTCCCTGAACGCCGTGCTGGAGAAGGTGCGCGGGCGTCACGGGAACTCGGTCATCTACGCCGACGGGGCCCTGCGCAACATGCTCGTCCAGTTCCGCCGCAACGGGGTCGTAGGGCTCCTGATCGATCAGGCCACCTGGACCCGCAACGGGGTGCTGGTCGATTTTCTCGGCCGACCGGCCTGGACCACCAACATGCTTGCCCTTTTGGCGCGCAAGAACCAGGTGCCGCTCGTGCCCGCCTTCATCCACCGTGAAGGGGAGCGTCAGGTGGTGGAGTTCCACCCGGAACTGGAACTGGGAGAGGCGCTCGAGGATATCGAGGTGCAGGACACGGTTCAGATGACCCGCTGCCTCGAGGATTACGTGGTGCGGCACCCGACCGAGTGGTATTGGGTTCATCAGCGCTGGAAGCGCGCCCCGCAACCGGCGGGTCCGGCGGACGGGGCGAAGCAGTAA
- the lpxA gene encoding acyl-ACP--UDP-N-acetylglucosamine O-acyltransferase → MIHSTAIIHPGAKIAEGVEIGPYAVIGENVSIGKGTKVGPHAVIDGWTEIGENNTIFHMASVGAIPQDLKYRGEKTWLRIGNGNTIREFASLHLGTVTGDGETTVGDNNLFMAYSHVAHDCHIGNNVIMANSATLAGHVTVEDYAILGGLCAVLQFMRIGAHVMVGGMTSVPLDVPPYTIITGDRSESRLRGLNLVGLKRRGFSDETISSLKKAYKLLSMSGLKLAEAVEKMKTEVPKCPEVDHFIEFIETAKRGVTR, encoded by the coding sequence ATGATCCACAGCACCGCAATCATCCATCCCGGAGCCAAGATCGCCGAAGGGGTTGAGATCGGCCCGTACGCCGTGATCGGCGAGAACGTGAGCATCGGCAAGGGGACCAAGGTGGGGCCGCACGCCGTCATCGACGGCTGGACCGAGATCGGCGAAAACAACACCATTTTCCATATGGCGTCGGTCGGGGCGATCCCGCAGGACCTCAAGTACCGCGGCGAGAAAACCTGGCTCAGGATCGGCAACGGGAACACCATCCGCGAGTTCGCGAGCCTGCACCTCGGGACCGTGACCGGCGACGGCGAGACCACCGTCGGCGACAACAACCTCTTCATGGCGTACTCCCACGTAGCGCACGACTGCCACATCGGCAACAACGTCATCATGGCGAATTCGGCCACCCTCGCGGGGCACGTCACCGTCGAGGACTACGCGATCCTCGGGGGGCTCTGCGCGGTGCTGCAGTTCATGCGCATCGGCGCCCACGTCATGGTGGGGGGGATGACCTCGGTTCCGCTCGACGTCCCGCCGTACACGATCATCACCGGTGACCGTTCCGAAAGCCGCCTGCGCGGCCTGAACCTGGTAGGGCTTAAGCGGCGCGGTTTCTCCGACGAGACCATCTCCAGCCTGAAGAAGGCCTACAAGCTTCTCTCCATGTCGGGACTGAAGCTTGCCGAGGCGGTCGAGAAGATGAAGACCGAGGTGCCGAAGTGCCCCGAGGTGGACCACTTCATCGAGTTCATCGAGACTGCCAAACGGGGCGTCACAAGGTAA
- the lpxB gene encoding lipid-A-disaccharide synthase — translation MIVAGEASGEMYGAQIASAIRTLSPDTRFFGMGGNCMREAGVETLVDANVMAVMGLVEVVAHLPTIINGFNTLKNKLHTDPPDLLILIDYPDFNLRLAKVAKKAGIKVLYFISPQVWAWRSHRVHGIGRVVDMMAVLFPFEVPFYRKAGVPVTFVGHPLLDLVKPTMRRDEALASLGLDPQRRCVGLFPGSRHAEVKKLFPVILDAARILKERMPDLQFVLPRASSLKDEDLAHYLSGAGLDVAVIAGRNHDVMTACDAVIAASGTVVMELALVGVPHVIIYKMSKFTYEVGKRVINVPHIGISNIVAEKRMVKELLQDEAEPLPIANEIDALLNNPGYAAAMREDFAAMRVKLGSGGALGRVARLAMEMMK, via the coding sequence ATGATCGTCGCCGGGGAGGCTTCCGGCGAGATGTACGGCGCGCAGATCGCCTCCGCGATACGCACCCTCTCCCCCGACACCCGCTTCTTCGGGATGGGTGGGAACTGCATGCGCGAGGCCGGGGTGGAAACCCTGGTCGACGCCAACGTGATGGCGGTGATGGGGCTCGTGGAAGTTGTGGCGCACCTGCCGACCATCATAAACGGCTTCAACACGCTGAAAAACAAACTCCACACCGATCCTCCCGACCTCCTGATCCTGATCGATTACCCGGATTTCAACCTGAGGCTCGCCAAGGTGGCGAAGAAGGCGGGCATCAAGGTGCTCTACTTCATCTCCCCGCAGGTCTGGGCCTGGAGAAGCCACCGCGTGCACGGCATCGGCCGCGTCGTCGACATGATGGCGGTGCTCTTCCCCTTCGAGGTCCCCTTCTACCGGAAGGCCGGGGTTCCGGTCACCTTCGTCGGACACCCGCTGCTCGACCTGGTAAAGCCGACCATGCGGCGTGACGAGGCGCTCGCCTCGCTGGGACTCGACCCGCAAAGGCGCTGCGTGGGGCTTTTCCCCGGCAGCCGCCACGCGGAGGTGAAAAAGCTCTTTCCCGTCATCCTCGACGCGGCGCGCATCCTGAAAGAGCGCATGCCGGACCTGCAGTTCGTGCTGCCGCGCGCCTCCTCGCTAAAGGATGAGGACCTCGCCCACTACCTTTCCGGGGCGGGGCTCGATGTCGCCGTGATCGCCGGGAGAAACCACGACGTGATGACCGCCTGCGACGCGGTGATCGCGGCGTCCGGTACCGTGGTCATGGAGCTCGCCCTGGTCGGCGTTCCCCACGTGATCATCTACAAGATGTCCAAGTTCACCTACGAGGTGGGGAAACGGGTCATCAACGTGCCGCACATAGGGATCAGCAACATCGTCGCTGAAAAGCGGATGGTGAAGGAATTGTTGCAAGACGAAGCGGAGCCGCTGCCGATCGCGAACGAGATCGACGCGCTCCTGAACAACCCCGGTTACGCGGCGGCCATGCGGGAAGATTTCGCCGCGATGAGAGTTAAGCTGGGGAGCGGCGGCGCTTTGGGCCGCGTGGCCCGGCTCGCCATGGAGATGATGAAATGA
- a CDS encoding glycosyltransferase family 9 protein, whose translation MRFATDRVCIVMMSAVGDTVHVLPVLHALKRANPAMKVTWILQPGPAMLVRGHALVDEIILFDRSKGWRGYLEVREQLKSRRFDLVLDLQVYFKANIICSFVNAPVKLGFDFARARDLNWLFTTHRIPPHAMQHVQDQYLEFCEYLGAPTSPVEWNLGPWNDQERAWQRDFYAQFDRPVVPIVVATSKAQKDWVPERWAEVCDALHGDFGLQPVLVGGRSPREENAERIIMEKARIKPFSNLGNGGLRGLVGVLDKAALVLSLDTGPLHITVALDRPVIALMGYSNPKRVGPYRKFGDLAIDAYGEPGEDYPITMENHPDRMARITVQDVLDKVEVWRSRYRQSEAGA comes from the coding sequence ATGCGTTTTGCCACAGATAGGGTCTGTATCGTCATGATGAGTGCAGTAGGGGACACCGTGCACGTGCTGCCGGTGCTTCACGCGCTAAAGCGCGCCAACCCGGCCATGAAGGTGACCTGGATCCTGCAGCCCGGGCCGGCGATGCTGGTGCGCGGACACGCGCTGGTTGACGAGATCATCCTGTTCGACCGCAGCAAGGGGTGGCGCGGCTACCTCGAGGTACGGGAGCAGCTGAAGTCGCGCCGCTTCGACCTCGTCCTTGACCTGCAGGTGTACTTCAAGGCCAACATAATCTGCTCTTTCGTGAACGCGCCGGTGAAACTCGGCTTCGATTTCGCCCGTGCCCGGGACCTCAACTGGCTCTTCACCACGCACCGCATTCCGCCGCATGCCATGCAGCACGTCCAGGACCAGTACCTGGAATTCTGCGAGTACCTCGGTGCGCCGACCTCCCCGGTGGAATGGAACCTGGGGCCCTGGAACGACCAGGAACGCGCCTGGCAGCGCGATTTCTACGCGCAGTTCGACCGTCCGGTGGTCCCCATCGTGGTCGCCACCAGCAAGGCACAAAAAGACTGGGTCCCCGAGCGCTGGGCGGAGGTGTGCGATGCGCTGCACGGCGACTTCGGCCTGCAGCCGGTCCTGGTGGGGGGACGCTCCCCGCGCGAGGAGAACGCGGAACGGATCATCATGGAGAAGGCGCGCATCAAGCCCTTCAGCAACCTTGGGAACGGCGGCCTGCGGGGGCTCGTGGGGGTGCTCGACAAGGCGGCACTCGTGCTGTCGCTCGACACCGGCCCGCTGCATATCACGGTCGCCCTGGATCGTCCCGTGATCGCCCTCATGGGGTACTCGAACCCGAAGCGCGTCGGCCCGTACCGCAAGTTCGGCGACCTGGCCATCGACGCCTACGGCGAACCGGGCGAGGATTACCCGATCACCATGGAGAACCATCCCGACCGGATGGCGCGCATCACGGTGCAGGACGTTCTCGACAAGGTCGAGGTGTGGCGCAGCCGTTACCGCCAAAGCGAGGCGGGCGCCTAG
- the fabZ gene encoding 3-hydroxyacyl-ACP dehydratase FabZ: MLDIVQIMEILPHRYPFLLIDKVTDLEPGKRIVAIKNVTMNEPFFQGHFPGFPVMPGVLIIEAMAQAAATMAYLSMGGDAKDKVSYFMAIDNARFRKPVKPGDTLRIEVETLFNKRGIWSCAAKAYVGETLMTEAELKATLADK, translated from the coding sequence ATGCTTGATATCGTCCAGATAATGGAAATTCTGCCGCACCGTTACCCGTTTCTGCTCATCGACAAGGTCACCGACCTGGAGCCCGGGAAGCGGATCGTGGCCATCAAGAACGTGACCATGAACGAGCCCTTCTTCCAGGGGCACTTCCCCGGTTTCCCGGTGATGCCGGGGGTCCTGATCATCGAGGCGATGGCCCAGGCCGCCGCCACCATGGCATACCTCAGCATGGGGGGGGACGCGAAGGACAAGGTGAGCTACTTCATGGCCATCGACAACGCGCGTTTCAGGAAGCCGGTAAAGCCCGGCGACACCCTGAGAATCGAGGTGGAGACCCTCTTCAACAAGCGCGGCATCTGGAGCTGCGCCGCCAAGGCTTACGTCGGCGAGACGCTGATGACCGAAGCGGAACTGAAGGCAACGCTCGCCGACAAGTAG
- the msbA gene encoding lipid A export permease/ATP-binding protein MsbA: MSATPPKKVNVFMRLVGYSRPHWWRIALAAVGSLGVGGMDGAMAYLVEPVLRKIFSGKDTAIFMLLPIGIVLLYALRGVCRYTNDYFIKSAGQLAVQDVRNDLYEKNMRLSVGYFNRNETGTLMSRVLADVGMMQEGVANVISGLFRDGISAVALLGVIFYRDWQLALISFVVIPLTVIPATKIGKRIKRVARQGQEKMGDLASILQETYSGIKVVKAFGLEGREIERFRARNSDFYHFTRKNIKYDGLSTPIMEFITSFGIAAVIWVGGSNVMHGTKSASEFFSFITGMVLVFNPIKRLLSSYNSLQRSIGAAERVFEVMDEKPEIVDAPDARDLGKVNGEVEFRDVRFKYEDDYVLQGVDLKAKKGEVIALVGPSGGGKTTLVSLITRFYDPTGGAVLMDGVDIRKRTMQNLLQQIALVDQETILFNDTIANNIRYGRSQATDAEVEAAARAAFAHEFILELPEGYQTNIGDRGVRLSGGQRQRLCIARAILKDAPILILDEATSALDTESEQMVQKALNNLMKNRTTFVIAHRLSTITHADRIVVLEKGVVAEMGTHEELLQKEGVYSRLHGMQFKETKSCPAG; this comes from the coding sequence ATGAGTGCAACACCCCCGAAGAAAGTGAACGTTTTCATGCGGCTGGTCGGCTACAGCCGTCCTCACTGGTGGCGCATCGCGCTTGCCGCCGTGGGCTCGCTCGGGGTGGGCGGGATGGACGGCGCCATGGCCTACCTCGTCGAGCCGGTCTTAAGGAAGATCTTTTCCGGCAAGGACACCGCCATCTTCATGCTGCTGCCGATCGGTATCGTGCTGCTTTACGCCCTGCGCGGCGTCTGCCGCTACACGAACGACTACTTCATCAAGAGCGCCGGGCAGCTGGCGGTCCAGGACGTGAGAAACGATCTGTACGAGAAGAACATGCGCCTGAGTGTCGGGTACTTCAACCGCAACGAGACCGGCACGCTCATGTCGCGCGTGCTGGCCGACGTCGGGATGATGCAGGAAGGGGTGGCGAACGTCATCAGCGGCCTGTTCCGCGACGGGATCTCGGCCGTCGCCCTGCTGGGCGTCATCTTCTACCGCGACTGGCAGCTCGCCCTGATCTCCTTCGTGGTCATTCCGCTCACCGTGATCCCGGCGACGAAGATCGGCAAGCGGATCAAGCGGGTGGCGCGCCAGGGGCAGGAGAAGATGGGGGACCTGGCCAGCATCCTCCAGGAGACCTACTCCGGCATCAAGGTGGTGAAGGCCTTCGGCCTCGAGGGGCGCGAGATCGAGCGCTTCCGGGCGCGCAACAGCGACTTCTACCACTTCACCAGGAAGAACATCAAGTACGACGGCCTCTCGACTCCGATCATGGAGTTCATCACCTCCTTCGGCATCGCAGCCGTCATCTGGGTGGGGGGCAGCAACGTCATGCACGGCACGAAGAGCGCCTCGGAGTTCTTCTCCTTCATCACCGGCATGGTGCTCGTCTTCAACCCGATCAAGCGGCTGCTCTCCTCTTACAACAGCCTGCAGCGCTCCATAGGTGCCGCGGAACGGGTCTTCGAGGTGATGGACGAGAAACCCGAGATCGTGGATGCGCCGGATGCCCGGGACCTCGGCAAGGTGAACGGCGAGGTGGAGTTCCGCGACGTCCGCTTCAAGTACGAGGACGACTACGTGCTGCAGGGGGTGGACCTCAAGGCGAAAAAAGGCGAGGTCATCGCCCTGGTCGGACCCTCCGGCGGCGGCAAGACCACCCTCGTCTCTCTCATCACCCGCTTCTACGATCCGACCGGCGGCGCGGTGCTCATGGACGGCGTCGACATCCGCAAGCGGACCATGCAGAACCTTTTGCAGCAGATCGCCCTGGTCGACCAGGAGACGATACTGTTCAACGACACCATCGCCAACAACATCCGCTACGGACGCTCGCAGGCGACCGATGCGGAGGTCGAGGCCGCGGCGCGGGCCGCCTTCGCTCACGAGTTCATCCTGGAGCTCCCGGAGGGGTACCAGACCAACATCGGCGACCGCGGGGTGCGCCTCTCCGGCGGACAGCGCCAGAGGCTGTGCATCGCCCGGGCCATCCTAAAGGACGCCCCCATCCTCATCCTCGACGAGGCGACCAGCGCGCTCGACACCGAGAGCGAGCAGATGGTGCAAAAGGCGCTCAATAACCTCATGAAGAACCGGACCACCTTCGTCATCGCGCATCGCCTCTCCACCATCACCCATGCCGACCGCATCGTGGTGCTGGAGAAGGGTGTTGTCGCGGAGATGGGGACCCACGAAGAGCTGCTGCAGAAGGAAGGGGTCTACAGCCGCCTGCACGGCATGCAGTTCAAGGAGACAAAATCGTGCCCCGCAGGGTAA
- the lpxD gene encoding UDP-3-O-(3-hydroxymyristoyl)glucosamine N-acyltransferase, which produces MKKTLREIAEYLGGTVSGDGDVLIGGLGTLDDAGEGQLTFLANPKYASKVATTGASAVLMGTGGNTHGKNAIFHANPYLAFAKLLTLFYTQPAPRLGVLPGAFVAPGAKIGQEVTIYPGATVGPGVTVGDRVTLYPGVVLYPGSSVGDDVTLYANVSVRERCRIGNRVIIHDGTVIGSDGFGYAPDGSSWYKIPQIGIVVVEDDVEIGSNAVIDRAALEVTRIRRGTKIDNLVQIGHNCVIGEDCMIVSQVGISGSTQLGNHVILGGQVGVAGHIKIGDNVMVGAKSGVAGNLEPNQVLSGIPVMPHREWLKSSNLLPKLPEFRKTLNTLEKRVAELEAKLAEKGE; this is translated from the coding sequence ATGAAAAAGACGCTTCGAGAAATAGCCGAGTATCTCGGGGGGACGGTTTCGGGCGACGGCGACGTGCTGATCGGCGGACTGGGAACCCTCGACGACGCGGGGGAAGGGCAGCTCACCTTCCTCGCGAACCCGAAGTACGCAAGCAAGGTGGCCACCACGGGCGCCTCGGCGGTGCTCATGGGGACGGGGGGGAACACACACGGCAAAAACGCCATCTTCCACGCGAACCCCTACCTCGCCTTCGCCAAGCTTTTGACCCTGTTCTACACCCAGCCGGCACCCCGCCTGGGCGTGCTCCCGGGCGCCTTCGTAGCGCCGGGTGCGAAGATAGGCCAGGAAGTCACCATCTACCCGGGTGCGACCGTCGGCCCCGGCGTCACCGTCGGCGACCGCGTGACCCTCTACCCCGGCGTGGTACTCTACCCCGGCTCCAGCGTCGGGGACGACGTCACCCTCTACGCCAACGTGAGCGTCCGCGAGCGCTGCCGCATCGGCAACCGCGTCATCATCCACGACGGCACGGTGATCGGCTCGGACGGTTTCGGCTACGCGCCGGACGGCAGCTCCTGGTACAAGATCCCGCAGATCGGCATCGTGGTGGTCGAAGACGACGTGGAGATCGGCTCCAACGCGGTCATCGACCGCGCGGCACTCGAGGTCACCCGCATCAGGCGCGGCACCAAGATCGACAACCTCGTGCAGATCGGCCACAACTGCGTGATCGGCGAGGACTGCATGATCGTCTCGCAGGTAGGTATCTCCGGCAGCACCCAGCTCGGCAACCACGTCATCCTGGGAGGCCAAGTCGGCGTCGCCGGACACATAAAGATCGGCGACAACGTCATGGTGGGAGCCAAGTCCGGCGTGGCGGGGAACCTGGAGCCGAACCAGGTCCTTTCCGGGATACCGGTCATGCCGCACCGCGAGTGGCTCAAATCCTCCAATCTGCTCCCGAAGCTCCCGGAATTCAGGAAGACCCTGAACACCCTCGAGAAGCGCGTGGCCGAGCTGGAGGCGAAGCTCGCCGAAAAAGGGGAATAG
- a CDS encoding 3-deoxy-D-manno-octulosonic acid transferase produces the protein MFLLFYNLAALILFPALLAFHLFQLLAGKNPPALAERLGAISAEQMQKIRGRKVIWVHAVSVGETLAARPLLKALKERRPDWALVVSNTTATGRAVSAGIPEIDAIICFPFDFLPSVRRALGVVAPELVVIMETEIWPNFTREAARRGIPVVLANGRISERSFPRYRKFDWFFRPTLRLFSLLCMQAEGDLERVLAIGAPPERSVVTGNLKYDVPYREVPAAERAQLREAYRIPASATVICAGSTRPGEEAYLLASYQELKRERDDLFLVLAPRHPERTAEIASLLERDGFTYRRCSALDGWSGSFAPGEVLLVDGVGQLMRLYALSDLCFVGGSLVELGGHNLLEPASCGIPSTFGPYMNNFRDIAALVQRYRGGVQVPSPGELTEVWRELLADTDRRRELGRNALLMMRESGGATAKHMALMDRFLDKLP, from the coding sequence ATGTTCCTTCTTTTCTACAACCTGGCCGCCCTGATCCTTTTCCCTGCGCTGCTGGCGTTTCATCTTTTCCAGCTCTTGGCCGGCAAGAACCCGCCGGCTCTTGCCGAGCGCCTCGGTGCGATCTCGGCGGAGCAGATGCAAAAGATCCGGGGGCGCAAGGTGATCTGGGTCCACGCGGTCTCGGTCGGCGAGACCCTGGCGGCGCGTCCCCTCCTGAAGGCCCTGAAGGAGCGCCGCCCCGACTGGGCCCTCGTGGTTTCCAACACCACCGCCACCGGCCGGGCCGTCTCCGCCGGGATCCCCGAAATAGACGCCATCATTTGCTTCCCCTTCGATTTTCTCCCATCCGTGCGGCGCGCCTTAGGCGTCGTTGCGCCCGAGCTCGTGGTGATCATGGAAACGGAGATCTGGCCCAACTTCACCCGCGAGGCGGCGCGCCGCGGCATCCCGGTGGTCCTCGCCAACGGCAGGATCTCGGAGCGCTCCTTCCCGCGTTACCGCAAATTCGACTGGTTCTTCCGCCCGACCTTACGCCTCTTTTCCCTGCTTTGCATGCAGGCCGAGGGGGACCTGGAGCGGGTGCTGGCGATCGGCGCACCGCCGGAGCGGAGCGTGGTGACCGGGAACCTGAAATACGATGTCCCGTACCGCGAGGTACCCGCCGCTGAGCGGGCGCAACTGCGGGAAGCGTACCGGATCCCCGCCTCCGCCACCGTCATCTGCGCGGGGAGCACCAGGCCGGGGGAGGAGGCGTACCTGCTCGCCTCCTACCAGGAACTCAAGCGGGAGCGCGACGACCTCTTCCTGGTCCTCGCGCCGCGCCACCCCGAGCGCACCGCGGAGATCGCGTCGCTTTTGGAGCGGGACGGCTTTACCTACCGGCGCTGCAGCGCGCTCGACGGGTGGAGCGGTTCCTTCGCGCCGGGCGAGGTGCTCCTGGTGGACGGGGTGGGACAGTTGATGAGACTCTACGCCCTCTCCGACCTCTGTTTCGTGGGGGGGAGCCTCGTGGAGCTTGGCGGGCACAACCTGCTGGAGCCCGCCTCGTGCGGCATCCCTTCCACCTTCGGGCCATACATGAACAACTTCCGCGACATCGCGGCGCTCGTGCAGCGCTACCGCGGCGGGGTGCAGGTGCCGTCGCCGGGGGAGTTGACTGAAGTCTGGCGCGAGCTCCTCGCCGATACGGACCGGCGCCGCGAACTCGGGCGCAACGCCCTTCTCATGATGCGGGAGAGCGGCGGGGCGACCGCGAAACACATGGCGCTCATGGACCGGTTCCTGGACAAACTCCCTTAA
- a CDS encoding lipopolysaccharide kinase InaA family protein, with protein MTADPAATRIVNPDSYLEFVVAGRRVVARAWAADAVREALAAPTLHDWAAARTERDVMHGRGACYGVTLPGAEPVPVVVRRNRHGGLLRYLTGERFLPPTRAPLELANAVRLAEAGVPTPEVVAYALYPAAFPFVRCDVMTRRLPAGGDLPERWQESDAAGREALLQAVALLLRRLEGCGAWHPDLNMKNIYVTHAPVPTAYLLDVDRVLFPPEGKVARRNYERLARSARKWRDRWGLQIDEEALARLASLAMEKD; from the coding sequence ATGACGGCAGACCCCGCTGCAACCCGTATCGTCAACCCCGATTCGTACCTTGAATTTGTCGTCGCCGGCAGGCGGGTGGTGGCGCGCGCCTGGGCCGCAGACGCCGTCCGCGAGGCGTTGGCCGCGCCGACTCTGCACGACTGGGCGGCAGCCCGGACGGAGCGCGACGTGATGCACGGCCGCGGCGCCTGCTACGGCGTCACCCTCCCCGGGGCCGAGCCGGTGCCCGTCGTGGTGCGCCGCAACCGGCACGGCGGCCTGCTGCGCTACTTGACCGGGGAGCGCTTCCTCCCCCCGACCCGCGCGCCGCTGGAGCTCGCCAACGCGGTCCGGCTTGCCGAAGCCGGGGTCCCGACCCCCGAGGTGGTCGCTTACGCGCTCTACCCCGCGGCGTTCCCCTTCGTCCGCTGCGACGTGATGACCCGGCGCCTCCCTGCCGGGGGGGACCTGCCGGAGCGCTGGCAGGAAAGCGATGCCGCCGGGCGCGAGGCGCTCCTTCAGGCGGTGGCGCTGCTTTTGCGCCGGCTGGAAGGGTGCGGTGCCTGGCACCCCGATCTCAACATGAAAAACATCTACGTGACGCACGCCCCGGTCCCCACAGCCTATCTGCTCGACGTGGACCGGGTGCTGTTTCCCCCGGAAGGGAAGGTCGCTCGGCGCAACTATGAGCGACTCGCCCGCTCGGCGCGCAAGTGGCGCGACCGGTGGGGATTGCAAATCGACGAGGAGGCGCTGGCGCGGCTGGCATCCCTCGCTATGGAGAAAGATTGA